In Salvelinus alpinus chromosome 20, SLU_Salpinus.1, whole genome shotgun sequence, a genomic segment contains:
- the LOC139546278 gene encoding calphotin-like isoform X2 has protein sequence MATSLLRLGRLGSLKVLQKETWGLLRSSSAAAFCTKAEEPKKAVKKATATKTSEERAALQAYNTTVAFPVKLSASGLSPAQALGEIESVASPVTAETIIAAAAEPATFTTSANRADSMPAETAVAEGTASPAVDVAAPVIAVAKSAPASESVAEITSLVTEEAAAPETPVVESTTPVAKAAVVTDAVAEAPSVAEAVAEPAPVADIAAPIVDSAQPVIDAATEVTDAAPPVAEPVVADEAPAPEDIPVSASADPPVVDAAASTEPGAPAVESSSSDSDSSDSDTDSDDEMSEVKSKAKPDILAEKKKDAEKEAVALPSDAEVAVPSDAILVATAKAVQEATPAAPLNAVAETVKEEAPEVVAEAASEVTKEVQATASEVASAELVDPTSVLEAAPVKATLEAAPVKATLEAAPVKATLEAAPVKATLEAAPVKATLEAAPVKATLEAAPVKATLEAAPVKATLEVGPETAPATSFEELVDSAPGIASVPKEIFAEAAPEVEVTPPEVTAALEVTPKVVPEAAEEASEAAPVEIAAETPVEPTAEDAAAVAKAAPVEAAAEVLVDIAPVVAEAAGEELIDNAPVVAEAAGEELIAEALAEAEPNETSEEAAAAPPEPAPEPFDNSTYKNLQHHNYNHYTFADLDLEMAKYRLPQPSSGRPSPRH, from the exons ATGGCGACCTCCTTACTTCGGCTAGGACGACTGGGGTCTCTCAAG GTTCTCCAGAAAGAGACCTGGGGCCTTTTGAGGAGCTCCTCTGCCGCGGCATTCTGCACCAAGGCTGAGGAGCCAAAGAAAGCTGTTAAAAAGGCAACGGCTACAA AGACCTCAGAAGAGAGGGCTGCACTACAAGCCTACAACACCACGGTTGCCTTCCCCGTTAAGCTTTCAGCCTCAGGACTTTCCCCAGCACAGGCTCTAGGTGAAATTGAATCAGTGGCTAGCCCCGTCACTGCTGAAACAATAATAGCCGCAGCTGCAGAACCAGCTACCTTTACCACTTCTGCAAACCGTGCTGACTCTATGCCTGCTGAAACTGCTGTGGCTGAAGGAACTGCTAGTCCTGCTGTAGATGTGGCCGCTCCAGTCATAGCGGTGGCTAAGTCTGCCCCTGCTTCTGAGAGTGTTGCAGAGATCACATCCCTTGTCACAGAGGAGGCCGCAGCACCAGAGACACCAGTAGTAGAATCCACTACGCCAGTTGCCAAGGCCGCAGTAGTCACTGACGCTGTTGCAGAG GCTCCTTCAGTTGCGGAGGCTGTCGCCGAACCTGCTCCAGTCGCTGACATTGCTGCTCCCATCGTCGATTCTGCTCAACCTGTAATCGACGCTGCCACCGAAGTCACGGATGCCGCTCCCCCAGTTGCTGAGCCTGTCGTTGCTGATGAAGCTCCCGCGCCAGAAGACATTCCAGTTTCAGCCTCTGCCGATCCACCTGTAGTTGATGCTGCAGCCTCCACTGAACCTGGAGCCCCAGCCGTTGAATCCTCATCCAGTGATTCTGACTCCTCCGACTCTGACACCGACTCTGATGATGAGATGTCCGAAGTGAAATCAAAGGCAAAACCAGATATCTTAGCAGAAAAAAAGAAAGACGCAGAAAAGGAAGCAGTGGCTTTGCCCAGCGATGCTGAGGTGGCAGTGCCGTCTGATGCCATCCTTGTGGCCACTGCTAAAGCTGTGCAAGAAGCTACACCTGCAGCGCCTCTGAACGCCGTTGCTGAAACTGTCAAGGAAGAAGCACCAGAAGTTGTAGCCGAAGCAGCATCAGAAGTCACCAAAGAAGTTCAAGCGACCGCTTCAGAAGTTGCAAGTGCTGAGCTGGTTGACCCCACCTCTGTCCTGGAAGCAGCCCCAGTGAAAGCTACCCTGGAAGCAGCCCCAGTGAAAGCTACCCTGGAAGCAGCCCCAGTGAAAGCTACCCTGGAAGCAGCCCCAGTGAAAGCTACCCTTGAAGCAGCCCCAGTGAAAGCTACCCTGGAAGCAGCCCCAGTGAAAGCTACCCTGGAAGCAGCCCCAGTGAAAGCTACCCTGGAAGCAGCCCCAGTGAAAGCTACCCTGGAAGTTGGCCCTGAAACTGCCCCTGCTACAAGTTTTGAGGAGCTAGTAGACTCTGCCCCTGGGATCGCTAGTGTACCCAAAGAGATTTTTGCAGAAGCTGCTCCAGAGGTTGAAGTGACGCCTCCAGAAGTCACAGCTGCACTAGAAGTCACTCCAAAAGTTGTACCGGAAGCGGCAGAAGAAGCATCTGAAGCTGCCCCTGTAGAAATTGCTGCTGAAACCCCTGTTGAACCTACGGCGGAAGACGCAGCGGCCGTTGCTAAAGCTGCCCCAGTTGAAGCCGCAGCAGAGGTCCTGGTAGACATCGCCCCTGTAGTGGCTGAAGCCGCAGGAGAGGAGCTGATAGACAACGCCCCTGTAGTGGCTGAAGCCGCAGGAGAGGAGCTGATTGCAGAGGCCCTGGCTGAGGCAGAACCGAATGAGACATCAGAGG AGGCGGCAGCTGCACCTCCAGAGCCAGCCCCCGAGCCTTTCGACAACAGCACTTATAAGAACCTCCAGCACCACAACTACAACCACTACACCTTCGCAGACTTGGACCTGGAGATGGCCAAGTACCGTCTGCCCCAGCCCTCCTCTGGTAGACCCTCCCCCAGGCACTGA
- the LOC139546278 gene encoding calphotin-like isoform X1 translates to MATSLLRLGRLGSLKVLQKETWGLLRSSSAAAFCTKAEEPKKAVKKATATKTSEERAALQAYNTTVAFPVKLSASGLSPAQALGEIESVASPVTAETIIAAAAEPATFTTSANRADSMPAETAVAEGTASPAVDVAAPVIAVAKSAPASESVAEITSLVTEEAAAPETPVVESTTPVAKAAVVTDAVAEAAPVAEAVASEATPVEAVVAEAPSVAEAVAEPAPVADIAAPIVDSAQPVIDAATEVTDAAPPVAEPVVADEAPAPEDIPVSASADPPVVDAAASTEPGAPAVESSSSDSDSSDSDTDSDDEMSEVKSKAKPDILAEKKKDAEKEAVALPSDAEVAVPSDAILVATAKAVQEATPAAPLNAVAETVKEEAPEVVAEAASEVTKEVQATASEVASAELVDPTSVLEAAPVKATLEAAPVKATLEAAPVKATLEAAPVKATLEAAPVKATLEAAPVKATLEAAPVKATLEAAPVKATLEVGPETAPATSFEELVDSAPGIASVPKEIFAEAAPEVEVTPPEVTAALEVTPKVVPEAAEEASEAAPVEIAAETPVEPTAEDAAAVAKAAPVEAAAEVLVDIAPVVAEAAGEELIDNAPVVAEAAGEELIAEALAEAEPNETSEEAAAAPPEPAPEPFDNSTYKNLQHHNYNHYTFADLDLEMAKYRLPQPSSGRPSPRH, encoded by the exons ATGGCGACCTCCTTACTTCGGCTAGGACGACTGGGGTCTCTCAAG GTTCTCCAGAAAGAGACCTGGGGCCTTTTGAGGAGCTCCTCTGCCGCGGCATTCTGCACCAAGGCTGAGGAGCCAAAGAAAGCTGTTAAAAAGGCAACGGCTACAA AGACCTCAGAAGAGAGGGCTGCACTACAAGCCTACAACACCACGGTTGCCTTCCCCGTTAAGCTTTCAGCCTCAGGACTTTCCCCAGCACAGGCTCTAGGTGAAATTGAATCAGTGGCTAGCCCCGTCACTGCTGAAACAATAATAGCCGCAGCTGCAGAACCAGCTACCTTTACCACTTCTGCAAACCGTGCTGACTCTATGCCTGCTGAAACTGCTGTGGCTGAAGGAACTGCTAGTCCTGCTGTAGATGTGGCCGCTCCAGTCATAGCGGTGGCTAAGTCTGCCCCTGCTTCTGAGAGTGTTGCAGAGATCACATCCCTTGTCACAGAGGAGGCCGCAGCACCAGAGACACCAGTAGTAGAATCCACTACGCCAGTTGCCAAGGCCGCAGTAGTCACTGACGCTGTTGCAGAGGCTGCTCCAGTTGCTGAGGCTGTTGCCAGTGAAGCCACCCCAGTTGAAGCAGTTGTGGCAGAGGCTCCTTCAGTTGCGGAGGCTGTCGCCGAACCTGCTCCAGTCGCTGACATTGCTGCTCCCATCGTCGATTCTGCTCAACCTGTAATCGACGCTGCCACCGAAGTCACGGATGCCGCTCCCCCAGTTGCTGAGCCTGTCGTTGCTGATGAAGCTCCCGCGCCAGAAGACATTCCAGTTTCAGCCTCTGCCGATCCACCTGTAGTTGATGCTGCAGCCTCCACTGAACCTGGAGCCCCAGCCGTTGAATCCTCATCCAGTGATTCTGACTCCTCCGACTCTGACACCGACTCTGATGATGAGATGTCCGAAGTGAAATCAAAGGCAAAACCAGATATCTTAGCAGAAAAAAAGAAAGACGCAGAAAAGGAAGCAGTGGCTTTGCCCAGCGATGCTGAGGTGGCAGTGCCGTCTGATGCCATCCTTGTGGCCACTGCTAAAGCTGTGCAAGAAGCTACACCTGCAGCGCCTCTGAACGCCGTTGCTGAAACTGTCAAGGAAGAAGCACCAGAAGTTGTAGCCGAAGCAGCATCAGAAGTCACCAAAGAAGTTCAAGCGACCGCTTCAGAAGTTGCAAGTGCTGAGCTGGTTGACCCCACCTCTGTCCTGGAAGCAGCCCCAGTGAAAGCTACCCTGGAAGCAGCCCCAGTGAAAGCTACCCTGGAAGCAGCCCCAGTGAAAGCTACCCTGGAAGCAGCCCCAGTGAAAGCTACCCTTGAAGCAGCCCCAGTGAAAGCTACCCTGGAAGCAGCCCCAGTGAAAGCTACCCTGGAAGCAGCCCCAGTGAAAGCTACCCTGGAAGCAGCCCCAGTGAAAGCTACCCTGGAAGTTGGCCCTGAAACTGCCCCTGCTACAAGTTTTGAGGAGCTAGTAGACTCTGCCCCTGGGATCGCTAGTGTACCCAAAGAGATTTTTGCAGAAGCTGCTCCAGAGGTTGAAGTGACGCCTCCAGAAGTCACAGCTGCACTAGAAGTCACTCCAAAAGTTGTACCGGAAGCGGCAGAAGAAGCATCTGAAGCTGCCCCTGTAGAAATTGCTGCTGAAACCCCTGTTGAACCTACGGCGGAAGACGCAGCGGCCGTTGCTAAAGCTGCCCCAGTTGAAGCCGCAGCAGAGGTCCTGGTAGACATCGCCCCTGTAGTGGCTGAAGCCGCAGGAGAGGAGCTGATAGACAACGCCCCTGTAGTGGCTGAAGCCGCAGGAGAGGAGCTGATTGCAGAGGCCCTGGCTGAGGCAGAACCGAATGAGACATCAGAGG AGGCGGCAGCTGCACCTCCAGAGCCAGCCCCCGAGCCTTTCGACAACAGCACTTATAAGAACCTCCAGCACCACAACTACAACCACTACACCTTCGCAGACTTGGACCTGGAGATGGCCAAGTACCGTCTGCCCCAGCCCTCCTCTGGTAGACCCTCCCCCAGGCACTGA